In Hyphomicrobiaceae bacterium, the following are encoded in one genomic region:
- a CDS encoding sugar transferase has product MATVTTSSVRSVTIGHITRRVFDIVLAAVSLIALAPLMGLIALAIVLESGRPIFFSHTRLGLHGRPFRMFKFRKFHKTCSASGLQLTLDGDARMTSVGRLLRLTKLDELPQLWNVLLGDMSIIGPRPESTGYADCFKDGFEEILKYKPGILGPTQVKFRDEGALYPKTGDLDEFYRKVLFPAKARIDLDYYSDRTLLGDLGWLVQGILATIGVQKHTVSLKTSETREREPSRSNA; this is encoded by the coding sequence GTGGCTACAGTAACGACGAGTTCAGTGCGTAGCGTGACGATTGGCCATATTACCCGTCGGGTGTTTGATATTGTTCTGGCCGCCGTTTCGTTGATTGCGCTTGCGCCGCTCATGGGCCTTATCGCACTCGCGATTGTGCTTGAGAGTGGTCGCCCAATATTTTTCTCGCATACGCGGCTTGGCCTGCACGGCCGGCCATTTCGCATGTTCAAGTTTCGCAAATTTCACAAGACTTGCAGTGCCAGCGGTCTTCAGCTGACATTGGACGGTGATGCACGCATGACAAGCGTAGGCCGCTTGTTGAGGCTGACCAAGCTCGATGAGCTGCCTCAACTCTGGAATGTTCTCCTTGGCGACATGTCCATTATTGGACCTCGTCCTGAATCGACCGGTTATGCCGATTGTTTCAAGGATGGCTTTGAAGAGATCCTGAAATACAAGCCGGGAATTCTTGGGCCGACGCAGGTCAAGTTCCGCGACGAGGGTGCTCTGTATCCCAAGACTGGCGATTTGGACGAGTTCTATCGCAAGGTTCTGTTCCCCGCAAAAGCCCGCATTGATCTGGACTATTATTCAGACCGTACCCTTCTGGGAGATCTCGGCTGGCTTGTGCAGGGCATATTAGCGACGATTGGCGTGCAGAAGCATACGGTCTCGCTGAAAACCAGCGAAACACGCGAACGCGAGCCTTCAAGGTCGAATGCTTGA